A stretch of the Denticeps clupeoides chromosome 6, fDenClu1.1, whole genome shotgun sequence genome encodes the following:
- the uqcc3 gene encoding ubiquinol-cytochrome-c reductase complex assembly factor 3: MPCGGASRRDSMGAAGRIVLAYAGFAAVVGVGWALWVIVRPGEERTREILKELPEANPLRLDETRRRNALMMQVLKDAAETKENIARGTGPLK; the protein is encoded by the exons ATGCCGTGCGGCGGGGCGTCTCGCCGCGACAGCATGGGCGCCGCCGGCCGGATCGTGCTGGCCTACGCGGGCTTCGCCGCGGTCGTCGGCGTCGGCTGGGCGCTGTGGGTGATCGTGCGTCCCGGGGAGGAGCGGACAAGGGAAATACTGAAG GAGCTGCCCGAGGCGAACCCGCTGCGCCTGGATGAGACCAGGAGGAGGAACGCGCTGATGATGCAGGTGCTGAAGGATGCCGCGGAGACCAAGGAGAACATCGCCCGCGGAACCGGCCCGCTGAAGTGA
- the LOC114792523 gene encoding distal membrane-arm assembly complex protein 1, translated as MSAPPPEPASPPPLLGSCWSCRVLAGGALLLSAGYVYLAARRTMRLGGPTSMGTVAQIVFASGLAAWGVVVITDPVGKSQKKIER; from the exons ATGTCCGCGCCGCCGCCCGAACCCGCGTCCCCGCCGCCGCTGCTCGGGTCGTGCTGGAGCTGCCGCGTCCTGGCCGGCGGCGCGCTCCTGCTGTCCGCGGGGTACGTGTACCTGGCCGCCCGCAGGACTATGCGCCTTGGCGGCCCGACCTCCATGGGAACCGTAGCGCAGATTGTCTTTGCGTCCG GTCTCGCTGCCTGGGGAGTTGTGGTCATCACAGATCCGGTGGGGAAATCACAGAAGAAGATCGAACGCTGA